Proteins encoded by one window of Enterococcus saccharolyticus subsp. saccharolyticus:
- a CDS encoding oligopeptide ABC transporter substrate-binding protein: MKKKTLFGLVTVAGLSLTLAACSNNKPTETKNPGEKKEHHFSPTVKNQGEAIKGQTLEIAQVSSNDFTGIFSRTFATNTLDSSFFEPADEPLFTYDENLRVRDGAAAVKFDEAKKQVRLTLRDNLKWNDGEDVTADDIVFTYEVIADKDYDGVRYNNNIRNIVGIEDYHDGKADTISGIEKINDKEVVITYKEFTPSMLQGGGGVWSSVMPKHVFENIPVKDMEASDAVRKNPVSFGPYYVSKIVPGESVEFLPNEHYYGEQPKLDKIVMKKVPTASATASIAAKEYDIYSGMPTAEYTSWQNSEGYDILGQQQTSYNYIGFKMGHWDAKEAKNIYNPEAKMANKELRQAIGYAIDNETIANQLYNGLQVRANSLIVPAFTNLHDDSFEGYTYSPEKANELLDKAGFKDTNDDGIREDPEGKPFKINFAFRDGGDTAQALAEYYIQQWFEVGLDVELTSGRLIEVNSFYEMLEKDDPKIDMYQAGWSTGYDPNPTGLYSETSAFNYTRFVSEKNEQLLNALSSTEALDPAKAKQLYGEWQAYAFDEAYVIPTTYVYEVVPVAERVTGYDISRDLDHYVYADLGVTAEKR; this comes from the coding sequence ATGAAGAAAAAAACACTATTTGGTTTAGTCACTGTTGCAGGATTATCCCTGACACTTGCTGCGTGCAGCAACAATAAACCAACTGAAACCAAAAATCCAGGTGAGAAGAAAGAACATCATTTTTCTCCGACTGTAAAAAATCAAGGGGAAGCGATTAAAGGGCAAACATTAGAAATCGCACAAGTGTCATCGAATGATTTCACAGGTATCTTCTCACGAACATTTGCAACCAATACGCTAGATTCAAGTTTCTTTGAACCAGCAGATGAACCATTATTTACCTATGATGAAAACTTACGTGTGCGTGATGGTGCTGCTGCAGTAAAATTTGATGAAGCGAAAAAACAAGTTCGTTTAACGTTACGCGACAACTTAAAATGGAACGATGGCGAAGATGTCACAGCTGACGATATTGTCTTTACGTATGAAGTGATTGCTGACAAAGATTACGATGGGGTACGTTACAATAACAACATCCGTAACATCGTAGGTATTGAAGATTACCATGATGGGAAAGCTGATACTATTTCTGGTATCGAAAAAATCAATGATAAAGAAGTTGTCATTACGTATAAAGAATTCACACCATCAATGCTACAAGGTGGCGGTGGCGTGTGGAGTTCAGTAATGCCAAAACACGTCTTTGAGAATATCCCGGTGAAAGATATGGAAGCTTCTGATGCTGTACGTAAAAATCCTGTGTCATTTGGTCCTTATTATGTAAGTAAAATCGTTCCAGGAGAATCAGTAGAGTTTTTACCGAATGAACATTATTATGGCGAACAACCTAAACTAGATAAAATTGTCATGAAAAAAGTGCCAACCGCTTCTGCTACAGCATCAATTGCAGCGAAAGAATATGACATTTATTCAGGCATGCCAACCGCAGAATATACATCTTGGCAAAATTCAGAAGGCTATGATATTTTAGGACAACAACAAACTTCGTATAACTACATTGGCTTCAAAATGGGGCATTGGGATGCCAAAGAAGCGAAAAATATCTATAACCCTGAAGCAAAAATGGCCAACAAAGAATTACGCCAAGCCATTGGGTATGCGATTGATAATGAAACAATTGCCAATCAGTTATACAATGGGTTACAAGTACGTGCCAATTCTTTAATCGTACCAGCATTTACAAACTTACACGATGATTCGTTTGAAGGGTACACTTACAGTCCAGAAAAAGCCAATGAGTTATTAGATAAAGCTGGCTTCAAAGATACAAACGATGATGGTATCCGTGAAGATCCAGAAGGCAAGCCATTTAAAATTAATTTTGCTTTCCGTGATGGCGGCGATACTGCACAAGCATTAGCAGAATATTATATTCAACAATGGTTTGAAGTGGGCTTAGATGTGGAATTAACTTCTGGTCGTTTAATCGAAGTGAACTCTTTCTATGAAATGTTAGAAAAAGATGATCCGAAAATTGATATGTACCAAGCAGGTTGGTCAACAGGGTATGATCCAAATCCAACAGGCTTATACAGTGAAACAAGCGCGTTTAACTACACACGTTTTGTCTCTGAGAAAAACGAACAACTGTTAAATGCTCTTTCAAGTACCGAAGCATTAGACCCAGCAAAAGCGAAACAACTCTATGGTGAGTGGCAAGCATATGCTTTTGATGAAGCCTATGTCATTCCAACAACATATGTTTATGAAGTAGTACCAGTAGCAGAACGTGTGACAGGTTACGATATTTCGCGTGATTTAGATCATTACGTCTATGCTGATTTAGGGGTAACTGCTGAAAAACGTTAA
- the rnc gene encoding ribonuclease III — protein MDNQLINELKEKFNIVFRDVSLLEQAFTHSSYVNEHRNLQLSDNERLEFLGDAVLELLVSRFLYNQFPTVPEGRLTKLRAAIVREDSLAKFAKECHFDRYIRLGKGEENSGGRNRPSLLCDLFESFLGALYLDQGLKAVHEFLGKIVFPKVKAGAFSHEMDHKTRLQEVLQRSGDVLIDYRLVKEEGPAHERLFWTEVFCDGQLIGKGHGKSKKLAEQDAAANALGHLEE, from the coding sequence ATGGATAATCAGTTAATCAACGAACTAAAAGAAAAGTTTAACATTGTATTTCGCGATGTTAGTTTACTGGAACAGGCATTTACCCATTCATCTTATGTGAATGAGCACCGTAATTTACAATTATCTGATAATGAACGTTTAGAATTTTTAGGCGATGCTGTGTTAGAATTATTAGTTTCACGCTTTTTGTACAATCAATTTCCAACTGTACCAGAAGGTCGTTTAACGAAATTACGCGCAGCAATTGTTAGAGAAGATAGTTTAGCCAAATTTGCCAAAGAATGTCATTTTGACCGTTATATCCGTCTTGGTAAAGGAGAAGAAAATTCAGGTGGACGCAATCGTCCGTCATTGTTGTGTGATTTGTTTGAGTCATTTTTAGGGGCACTCTATCTGGATCAAGGGTTAAAAGCAGTGCATGAATTTTTAGGCAAAATTGTGTTTCCAAAAGTCAAAGCAGGTGCTTTTTCACATGAGATGGATCATAAAACCCGTTTACAAGAAGTGTTACAACGTTCAGGCGATGTCTTAATTGACTACCGTCTTGTGAAAGAAGAAGGACCCGCACATGAACGATTGTTTTGGACAGAAGTTTTTTGTGATGGCCAATTAATTGGTAAAGGTCACGGAAAATCAAAAAAATTAGCAGAACAAGATGCCGCAGCCAACGCGCTTGGGCATTTAGAAGAATGA
- the smc gene encoding chromosome segregation protein SMC — protein MYLKRIEIAGFKSFADRTVIDFENSVTAVVGPNGSGKSNITEAIRWVLGEQSAKNLRGGKMPDIIFAGSDSRKPLNIAEVTVVLDNTDNYLPLDYSEVSVTRRLRRTGESDFFLNKQSCRLRDIQELFMDSGLGKESFSIISQGKVEAIFSSKPEERRGIFEEAAGVLKYKQRKKQAEQKLFQTEDNLSRVQDIVYELEDQLAPLAEQSKTAQLYLELKEQFTQIDVAYTVAEMKEAKAVWEDAQEQFDQLNDQLETIAQAIHTEETQLQEWRLRRSTLDQALEDGNQKHLRVVEALKQAEGQQEVLLERSKHTQKSNQEYQDSLDEVSEKISELEDEKTQLIQELSQKNGQVQQMEKQIAEAETELSKYQRSTKEVIAELRGQYVDAMQEQANTGNELKYLERQYQQEMAKNQHGLEKQQTITADVTAKEQQLQQLTEALTIAQQQLTEQRSTYVQTKEKVQLNQQHFAEAQKKMYQLMNELQQVKARQKSLQDIQENYTGFYQGVRLVLQHKQELTGIVGAVAELIDVPSTYALAIETALGGAAQHIVVENERDARAGITFLKQQRGGRATFLPMTTIKPRSISEAVRRQAETVDGFLGVASELVTYPETIQMIVENLLGPILIAEDLESANALARALQFRYRIVSLDGDVMNAGGSMTGGATKRGNQSNLFGQTNELQQLKEQAEQLDQRLQVTEKQVRQFEEATKDAQGRLEELRELGETARMKEQELLNKQQHMQTELERLTKEQQIFAFENREVQAFFEDYHEQKEELTARQATVEKQLAKINAEIQELGAQEDLIEEKRATLSQELATLKAEFAVNKEQATHLQQKIVAVNQTIDEQTTRQTSLERQLAALSMDFSDHEMTEESLQKQVTELRARKEDLQASLQETREERYRLQQEITNKDEQLSQLNINQKETMALKTKVEVEKNRAEILLDNRLHYLQEDYHLTFEAAEFKYPAVEKTAEVKREIQGLRRRIDSLGPVNLNAIELYQQVKERHEFLTSQRDDLLAAKDQLFDTMSEMDEEVKTRFKEVFEGIRQKFKVVFPNMFGGGRAELVLTDPTDLLNTGIEIEAQPPGKKLQNLSLLSGGERALTAIALLFSIIQVRPVPFCVLDEVEAALDEANVMRFGHYLQTFQNDTQFIVVTHRKGTMEAANVLYGVTMEESGVSKIVSVRLEDVTDEGKITKA, from the coding sequence GTGTATTTAAAACGAATTGAGATAGCTGGTTTTAAATCATTTGCTGATCGAACAGTCATTGATTTTGAAAATAGTGTAACAGCTGTCGTAGGACCAAATGGAAGTGGAAAAAGTAATATTACCGAAGCGATTCGTTGGGTATTAGGTGAGCAATCAGCAAAAAATTTACGTGGGGGAAAAATGCCCGATATTATTTTTGCCGGTTCTGATTCACGTAAACCTTTAAATATCGCAGAAGTAACCGTTGTTTTGGACAATACCGATAACTATCTACCACTCGATTACAGTGAAGTCAGTGTGACTCGTCGCTTACGTCGTACAGGAGAGAGTGACTTTTTCTTAAACAAGCAAAGTTGTCGTTTAAGAGATATTCAAGAATTATTTATGGACTCTGGCTTAGGGAAAGAGTCCTTTTCCATTATTTCGCAAGGAAAAGTCGAAGCGATTTTCAGTAGCAAACCAGAAGAGCGTCGGGGAATTTTTGAAGAAGCAGCCGGTGTCTTAAAATACAAACAACGAAAAAAACAAGCGGAACAAAAATTATTTCAAACAGAAGATAATTTAAGTCGCGTGCAAGATATTGTCTATGAATTAGAAGATCAACTAGCACCGTTAGCAGAACAAAGTAAAACGGCGCAGCTTTATTTAGAATTAAAAGAACAATTTACCCAAATTGATGTCGCCTATACAGTAGCAGAAATGAAAGAAGCCAAAGCTGTTTGGGAGGATGCACAGGAACAATTTGATCAATTGAATGACCAGTTAGAAACGATTGCGCAAGCGATTCATACCGAAGAAACGCAACTGCAAGAATGGCGATTGCGTCGTAGTACATTGGATCAAGCATTAGAAGACGGCAACCAAAAACATTTACGCGTAGTTGAAGCGTTAAAACAAGCAGAAGGACAACAAGAAGTCTTGTTGGAACGTTCGAAACATACGCAAAAAAGTAATCAAGAATACCAAGATAGTTTAGACGAAGTTTCAGAAAAAATCAGTGAGTTAGAAGATGAAAAAACGCAATTAATTCAGGAATTGTCGCAAAAAAATGGGCAAGTCCAACAAATGGAAAAACAGATTGCAGAAGCTGAAACAGAATTATCGAAATACCAAAGATCAACCAAAGAAGTCATTGCTGAATTGCGTGGACAATATGTGGATGCGATGCAAGAACAAGCCAATACTGGCAATGAGCTAAAATATTTAGAACGCCAATACCAACAAGAAATGGCGAAAAATCAACATGGGTTGGAAAAACAACAAACGATTACCGCCGATGTGACAGCCAAAGAGCAACAATTACAGCAATTGACCGAAGCTTTAACAATTGCACAACAACAGCTAACCGAGCAACGAAGTACGTATGTTCAGACGAAAGAAAAAGTTCAACTGAACCAACAACATTTTGCAGAAGCACAAAAGAAAATGTATCAGTTGATGAACGAGTTGCAACAAGTGAAAGCACGTCAAAAGAGCTTACAAGACATTCAAGAAAACTATACGGGATTTTATCAAGGTGTTCGTTTAGTTTTACAACATAAACAAGAATTAACGGGGATTGTGGGTGCTGTTGCCGAATTAATAGATGTCCCGTCAACTTACGCTTTAGCGATTGAAACAGCTTTAGGTGGAGCGGCGCAACATATTGTGGTAGAAAATGAACGCGATGCCCGTGCTGGTATCACATTCTTAAAACAACAGCGTGGTGGACGTGCAACCTTTTTACCGATGACGACGATTAAACCGCGGAGCATTTCAGAAGCGGTACGACGCCAAGCGGAAACGGTCGATGGTTTTTTAGGTGTAGCCAGTGAATTAGTCACGTATCCTGAAACCATCCAAATGATTGTTGAAAATTTATTAGGCCCAATTCTGATTGCCGAAGATTTAGAAAGTGCGAATGCCTTAGCGCGTGCTTTGCAATTCCGTTATCGCATCGTTTCTTTAGATGGCGACGTGATGAATGCGGGTGGTTCAATGACCGGTGGTGCAACGAAACGTGGCAATCAAAGCAATTTATTTGGACAAACCAATGAGTTGCAACAACTTAAAGAACAAGCAGAACAATTAGACCAACGTTTGCAAGTGACAGAAAAACAAGTCCGACAATTTGAAGAAGCAACAAAAGATGCCCAAGGTCGCTTAGAAGAATTACGTGAATTAGGCGAAACCGCACGCATGAAAGAACAAGAATTGTTGAACAAACAACAACATATGCAAACGGAATTGGAACGTTTGACGAAAGAGCAACAAATTTTTGCTTTTGAAAACCGTGAAGTACAAGCGTTCTTTGAAGACTATCATGAACAAAAAGAAGAGTTAACTGCGCGTCAAGCCACTGTGGAAAAACAATTGGCAAAAATTAATGCAGAAATCCAAGAACTAGGTGCGCAAGAAGATTTAATCGAAGAAAAACGTGCCACGTTAAGTCAAGAATTAGCAACCTTGAAAGCCGAGTTTGCTGTCAACAAAGAACAGGCGACACATCTACAACAAAAAATTGTTGCTGTGAATCAAACGATTGACGAACAGACAACGCGCCAAACATCTTTGGAGCGTCAACTGGCAGCCTTGTCGATGGATTTTTCTGATCATGAAATGACCGAAGAATCGTTGCAAAAACAAGTTACTGAACTAAGAGCGCGCAAAGAAGATTTACAAGCAAGTTTACAAGAAACGCGTGAAGAACGTTATCGTTTGCAACAAGAGATTACGAATAAAGATGAACAATTAAGTCAATTGAACATCAATCAAAAAGAAACGATGGCGTTAAAAACGAAAGTCGAAGTGGAAAAAAATCGGGCGGAAATTTTACTGGATAATCGTTTGCATTATTTGCAAGAAGACTATCATTTGACATTTGAAGCAGCCGAATTCAAATACCCTGCAGTAGAAAAAACAGCCGAAGTCAAACGTGAAATTCAAGGGTTACGTCGACGCATTGATAGTTTGGGGCCAGTCAACTTGAATGCAATTGAATTGTACCAACAAGTCAAAGAGCGTCATGAATTTTTAACGAGCCAACGCGATGATTTATTAGCCGCAAAAGACCAATTATTTGATACAATGTCAGAAATGGATGAAGAAGTCAAAACACGTTTCAAAGAAGTGTTTGAAGGCATTCGTCAGAAATTCAAAGTCGTTTTCCCCAATATGTTTGGTGGTGGACGTGCAGAATTAGTGTTAACAGACCCAACTGATTTATTGAATACCGGAATTGAAATTGAAGCTCAACCACCAGGGAAAAAGTTGCAAAATTTAAGTTTACTTTCTGGAGGCGAACGCGCGCTAACTGCGATTGCGTTACTGTTCTCCATTATTCAAGTTCGCCCAGTACCGTTTTGTGTCCTTGATGAAGTGGAAGCAGCACTGGATGAAGCTAATGTCATGCGTTTTGGTCATTATTTACAAACATTCCAAAACGATACTCAATTTATTGTGGTGACACATCGTAAAGGGACCATGGAAGCTGCCAACGTATTGTATGGGGTGACGATGGAAGAATCCGGTGTATCGAAAATTGTTTCGGTACGTTTAGAAGATGTGACCGATGAAGGAAAGATTACAAAAGCGTAG
- a CDS encoding Cof-type HAD-IIB family hydrolase: MIKLIAIDLDGTLLDGQKRISERNKQALQQAKAQGVKVVLCTGRPLRAIEPFLHELALQDEGDYSITFNGGLVQKNDTGEVMERATLEVSDVQSLVALAEELDLPMDVLSHDTVIILDPSKNHKTLYPELSPLLHRETAKAAELPVDRLYNKVVVGYHPEYLDEQIKKIPAAVREQYEVIKTRENLLEFMPKGITKAYGISLLAKDLGIEQAEVMCIGDEENDLPMIEYAGIGVAMENAIPRVKAIADVVTDSNEADGVAKVVEKYVLR, encoded by the coding sequence ATGATTAAGTTAATTGCAATTGATTTAGATGGTACGTTACTTGATGGACAAAAACGCATTTCCGAACGAAACAAACAGGCTCTCCAACAAGCTAAAGCGCAAGGTGTAAAAGTCGTGTTGTGTACGGGTCGTCCGTTACGTGCGATTGAACCATTTTTACACGAATTGGCTTTACAAGATGAAGGTGATTACAGCATTACCTTTAATGGTGGGTTAGTACAAAAAAATGATACCGGTGAAGTGATGGAACGGGCAACATTAGAGGTTTCGGATGTGCAATCATTGGTTGCTTTAGCCGAAGAATTGGATTTACCAATGGACGTGTTGTCACATGATACGGTGATTATTTTAGATCCGTCAAAAAATCATAAAACATTGTACCCAGAACTATCGCCATTATTGCATCGTGAAACAGCTAAAGCAGCTGAATTGCCAGTTGATCGTTTGTATAATAAAGTCGTGGTTGGTTACCATCCGGAATATTTAGATGAACAAATTAAAAAAATTCCGGCAGCTGTTCGCGAACAATATGAAGTGATTAAAACACGTGAAAATTTATTGGAATTTATGCCAAAAGGAATTACCAAAGCGTATGGCATTTCATTGCTTGCGAAAGATTTAGGTATCGAACAAGCCGAAGTGATGTGTATTGGTGACGAAGAAAATGATTTGCCAATGATTGAATACGCAGGAATCGGTGTGGCGATGGAAAATGCCATTCCACGGGTCAAAGCGATTGCGGACGTCGTAACGGATTCTAACGAAGCAGACGGCGTTGCCAAAGTCGTTGAAAAATACGTATTACGATAA
- the ftsY gene encoding signal recognition particle-docking protein FtsY, translating into MGLFDKIKSAFIRDKQKEQEVEELETEEVVEEEPIDVVDETTIEVTTEETEAIEEVEEISEVMPEVDIVEATIEESQAIEEVAEVELEPIVASEPTPEPVATQEKYDKGLAKTRKTFKQRMNELFANFRSVDEDFFEEVEETLISADVGFETSMRIADELRQEVKLRNAKKPGAVQNAIIEKLVDLYEEEGLNEVNELNLQPNGLSVFLFVGVNGVGKTTSIGKLANQYREQGKKVLLAAADTFRAGAIDQLVVWGERAQVEVVRGKAGGDPAAVVFDAMQRAKEENADVLLVDTAGRLQNKVNLMNELDKIKRIIQRVDPEAPHEVLLVLDATTGQNAMTQAKQFKETTDVTGLVLTKLDGTAKGGIVLAIRNELHLPVKLVGLGEGIDDLEPFNPNDFVVGLFKELLQEEY; encoded by the coding sequence ATGGGGTTATTTGATAAGATTAAGAGCGCCTTTATTCGTGACAAGCAAAAAGAGCAAGAAGTGGAAGAACTTGAAACAGAAGAAGTTGTCGAAGAAGAACCCATTGATGTGGTTGATGAGACGACAATAGAGGTGACCACTGAAGAAACAGAAGCAATCGAAGAAGTCGAAGAAATTTCTGAAGTGATGCCCGAAGTAGACATCGTTGAAGCAACCATTGAAGAAAGCCAAGCAATTGAAGAAGTTGCCGAAGTAGAATTGGAACCAATCGTTGCGTCTGAGCCTACACCAGAACCAGTTGCGACACAAGAAAAATACGACAAAGGTCTAGCGAAAACACGTAAAACCTTCAAACAACGGATGAATGAATTATTTGCGAATTTCCGTTCTGTCGATGAAGATTTCTTTGAAGAAGTGGAAGAAACATTAATTAGTGCCGATGTTGGTTTTGAAACATCTATGCGAATTGCTGATGAATTACGTCAAGAAGTCAAATTGCGTAACGCGAAAAAACCAGGTGCTGTTCAAAATGCGATTATTGAAAAATTAGTCGATTTATATGAAGAAGAAGGCTTGAATGAAGTCAATGAATTGAACCTTCAACCAAATGGATTATCGGTCTTCTTATTTGTAGGCGTTAATGGTGTTGGGAAAACGACGAGCATTGGTAAACTAGCAAACCAATACCGCGAACAAGGGAAAAAAGTGTTACTCGCTGCAGCCGATACTTTCCGTGCAGGCGCGATTGACCAATTAGTTGTTTGGGGTGAGCGTGCGCAAGTCGAAGTGGTTCGTGGGAAAGCAGGCGGTGATCCAGCCGCGGTCGTTTTTGATGCGATGCAACGTGCGAAAGAAGAAAACGCCGATGTGCTTTTAGTAGATACCGCAGGACGTTTGCAAAATAAAGTCAACTTAATGAATGAGTTGGATAAAATTAAGCGAATCATTCAACGTGTTGACCCCGAAGCACCACATGAAGTACTCCTTGTTTTAGACGCAACAACAGGACAAAATGCGATGACACAAGCCAAACAATTTAAGGAAACAACGGATGTGACTGGTTTAGTTTTAACCAAACTAGATGGTACAGCCAAAGGTGGGATTGTGTTAGCTATCCGTAATGAATTACACTTACCTGTGAAACTGGTGGGATTAGGTGAAGGAATAGATGATTTAGAACCATTTAATCCAAATGATTTTGTGGTAGGACTGTTCAAAGAACTATTGCAAGAAGAATATTAA
- the gshAB gene encoding bifunctional glutamate--cysteine ligase GshA/glutathione synthetase GshB — protein sequence MKIQQLLEKKELHPYLLKVRYGMEKESQRVTLSGDLVATDYPETLGNRTHHPYIQTDFAETQMELITPVTESIPELFRYLAAIHDVAYRSMDAEEMLWPLSMPPALPEKDEEIIIAKLANFEDVLYRRYLAKTYGRRKQMVSGIHFNFEFSDTLIRKLFEAQTEATDYQQFKTDIYLKVTRNYLHYRWLITYFFGATPTSEARYFVDEKGPEEPVRSIRNSMYGYKNHEDVQVTYATIQAYLADIDRMVEEGKLSEEKEFYAPVRLRGGKKVADLADAGIRYIELRNIDLNPFEKYGISEMQVECLHVFLLFLLWKDEGTDADAWVAEGDEKENIVTLEHPLKPTVFIEEARALVAELAAFIDKLALPVSKNLIADLEEKLASPEKTLAGRLYLASQQTSQKELAVTQGKIYHDHAWERPYQLAGFRGMELSTQILLFDAIQKGIQVEVLDESDQFLKLKVGDNIEYVKNANMTSKDNYIVPLIMANKTVTKKVLASAGFRVPAGREFDDKEAALQGYAEFAEQGFVVKPKTTNYGLGISIFKDGASFEDYQEAVEIAFSEDTSILVEEFLPGTEYRFFVLAGETKAIMLRVPANVKGDGVHTIEELVAKKNEDPLRGTDHRAPLELIQLGSIEKLMLKEQGYTVESVPEDGTIVYLRENSNISTGGDSIDMTKEIPEAYQKVAAAAVEALGAVICGIDLIIPDKNRPADEPGAYGIIEANFNPAMHMHMYSYQGQSRRLTMDVLNLLFPEVM from the coding sequence ATGAAGATTCAACAACTCTTAGAAAAAAAAGAACTACATCCCTATTTGTTAAAAGTTCGTTATGGTATGGAAAAAGAAAGTCAACGTGTCACACTATCTGGGGATTTAGTGGCGACGGATTATCCAGAAACACTGGGCAACCGTACACATCATCCGTATATTCAAACAGATTTTGCTGAAACCCAAATGGAGTTAATTACACCAGTAACAGAAAGTATTCCAGAATTATTTCGCTATTTAGCAGCAATTCACGATGTTGCCTATCGATCAATGGATGCAGAAGAAATGTTGTGGCCGTTAAGCATGCCGCCTGCATTACCTGAAAAAGATGAAGAAATTATCATCGCAAAGTTAGCTAACTTTGAAGATGTTTTATATCGTCGTTATTTGGCAAAAACATATGGTCGTCGCAAACAAATGGTCAGCGGGATTCACTTTAATTTTGAATTTAGTGATACCCTGATTCGTAAATTATTTGAGGCACAGACCGAAGCAACGGATTACCAACAATTTAAAACGGATATTTATTTAAAAGTGACACGCAATTATTTACATTATCGTTGGTTAATCACTTATTTCTTTGGTGCAACGCCTACAAGTGAAGCACGTTATTTTGTCGATGAAAAAGGACCTGAAGAACCGGTTCGTAGTATTCGCAACAGTATGTACGGATACAAAAACCATGAAGATGTCCAAGTAACCTATGCAACCATTCAAGCGTATCTTGCTGATATTGATCGCATGGTGGAAGAAGGCAAACTATCTGAAGAAAAAGAATTTTATGCACCGGTACGTTTACGTGGTGGTAAAAAAGTAGCGGATTTAGCAGATGCGGGCATTCGTTACATTGAATTGCGCAACATTGATTTAAATCCTTTTGAAAAATATGGCATTAGTGAAATGCAAGTTGAATGTTTACATGTCTTTTTATTGTTCTTATTATGGAAAGATGAAGGTACTGATGCGGATGCGTGGGTAGCAGAAGGCGATGAAAAAGAAAATATTGTCACGTTGGAACATCCATTAAAACCAACCGTCTTTATCGAAGAAGCCAGAGCATTGGTGGCAGAATTGGCCGCGTTTATTGATAAGTTAGCTTTACCTGTTTCTAAGAATTTAATTGCAGATTTAGAAGAAAAACTGGCGTCTCCTGAGAAAACATTGGCAGGACGTTTGTATCTAGCTAGCCAACAAACGAGTCAAAAAGAACTAGCTGTGACACAAGGAAAAATATACCATGACCACGCATGGGAGCGTCCGTATCAATTAGCCGGTTTCCGTGGCATGGAATTATCGACACAAATTTTATTGTTTGATGCGATTCAAAAAGGGATTCAAGTCGAAGTTCTTGATGAAAGCGACCAATTTTTAAAACTTAAAGTCGGTGACAACATAGAGTATGTGAAAAATGCCAATATGACTAGTAAAGACAACTACATTGTACCGTTAATCATGGCGAATAAAACGGTGACGAAAAAAGTTTTAGCAAGTGCCGGTTTCCGTGTGCCAGCTGGTCGAGAATTTGATGACAAAGAAGCCGCCTTACAAGGATATGCAGAATTTGCCGAGCAAGGTTTTGTGGTCAAACCAAAAACAACGAATTACGGATTAGGTATTTCTATTTTTAAAGATGGTGCTTCTTTTGAAGACTATCAAGAAGCTGTAGAGATTGCCTTTTCAGAAGATACCTCCATTTTGGTGGAAGAATTTTTACCAGGAACAGAATACCGTTTCTTTGTATTAGCAGGAGAAACCAAAGCGATTATGTTGCGTGTACCAGCAAACGTTAAAGGGGATGGGGTGCATACGATCGAAGAATTAGTCGCCAAGAAAAACGAAGATCCGTTACGTGGGACTGACCATCGTGCGCCGCTTGAATTAATTCAATTAGGTAGTATTGAAAAATTAATGCTGAAAGAACAAGGATATACAGTGGAATCTGTACCTGAAGACGGGACAATCGTTTACTTACGTGAAAATTCAAATATTAGTACTGGTGGCGACTCAATTGATATGACTAAAGAAATTCCAGAAGCGTATCAAAAAGTAGCGGCGGCCGCTGTCGAAGCATTAGGGGCTGTTATTTGTGGGATTGATTTAATTATTCCAGACAAAAATCGTCCAGCCGATGAACCCGGGGCTTATGGGATTATTGAAGCCAATTTTAATCCAGCAATGCACATGCATATGTATTCCTACCAAGGGCAAAGCCGTCGTTTAACGATGGATGTGTTAAATTTATTATTTCCAGAAGTAATGTAA
- a CDS encoding YueI family protein has product MMTDELQKHLDQGLYGAPLLKPDEQRKYLGTFRERCYLSMTIEQMKQQKNEETLRKHLTDYPNSTVLINGKVPETLQRTYMQLALKANLSFTVVATDDSNQNDRLGLLVVAKTAVNEQTIDIEQKFAVAPSQKQTTHQKQSFWHKLFR; this is encoded by the coding sequence ATGATGACCGACGAACTTCAGAAACATCTGGATCAAGGTCTCTACGGCGCGCCATTACTCAAACCCGATGAGCAACGAAAATATTTAGGAACTTTTCGTGAGCGTTGCTATCTTAGTATGACGATTGAGCAAATGAAACAACAAAAAAATGAAGAAACTTTACGCAAGCATTTGACAGATTACCCTAACAGCACGGTTTTAATTAACGGAAAAGTACCCGAAACACTCCAACGAACGTACATGCAATTGGCGCTAAAAGCCAATCTTTCATTTACGGTTGTTGCTACAGACGATTCTAATCAAAACGACAGGCTTGGTTTACTGGTTGTTGCTAAAACAGCAGTCAACGAACAAACCATTGATATAGAACAAAAATTTGCTGTTGCCCCTAGCCAAAAACAAACGACTCATCAGAAACAATCTTTTTGGCACAAACTTTTTCGTTAA